DNA from Arthrobacter sp. StoSoilB19:
TGGCGGTGACGACGGCGGCGGCCAGGGAAAGTTTCCTGCGGATCATATTCTTCCTTTTCCACTTCGTTGGGGTACTTGGGGGTTGTTCCGCCCCTTGTTGATACGTTTCAGTCACGTGTCCGGGCAGGTCTGGGCCACATCAATGCAAGCGGCCGGCTGCCCGGGGGAAGTCAGGCAGTCGAGGCCTGCTGGAGGGCTGGCGGGACGGCTGGTTCCGCCACAGCTGCTACGGCCGCGTCATTGGCGGTGAAGAAGCGGTCACACAACCAGCCGGTGAGGTAGAGCCAGACGCCGATACTGAAGAACGGGATCAGGCCCGGAAGGCTGCCGCTGGCATAAACCACCGCGGCCGAAACAAAGAGCAGGATCACCGTTCCCGCCAGGTGCCGCACCGCAAACCGGGAGGACACCAGCAGGTACTGCGCCATTGGGAGCTCATACCGCGCATACATGGGGAACACGTAGCAGGCGGCACCGGCCACGAAGATCGCCGCAACGAAAATGCCGGCCGCCATGAGCTGCGAAAAGAGGCCTGCGCCCCGGGAGAAGTAGTTCCAGTTCAGGACAAGCGCCGCTGCGATGGCCATGACCGGGAGTGAAAGCATGTTCGCCCTGGGGAAGCTCCGGAAGTATGCGGCGGTGAAGCCACGCAGCAGAGGAGCGGCGTCCCCAGCGGCCCGCTTGCGCACCGCAATCTGGGCGGCGGCAGTAGCCGGTCCAGCACCGAAGACCCCCAGACCCAGAACGGTGAAGGC
Protein-coding regions in this window:
- a CDS encoding DUF624 domain-containing protein encodes the protein MRTTFRFASATMEKGDCGMLSGTLSARAYSFFDTLVWIACLNLLWIAFTVLGLGVFGAGPATAAAQIAVRKRAAGDAAPLLRGFTAAYFRSFPRANMLSLPVMAIAAALVLNWNYFSRGAGLFSQLMAAGIFVAAIFVAGAACYVFPMYARYELPMAQYLLVSSRFAVRHLAGTVILLFVSAAVVYASGSLPGLIPFFSIGVWLYLTGWLCDRFFTANDAAVAAVAEPAVPPALQQASTA